The following coding sequences are from one Saccopteryx bilineata isolate mSacBil1 chromosome 3, mSacBil1_pri_phased_curated, whole genome shotgun sequence window:
- the NGF gene encoding beta-nerve growth factor codes for MSMLFYTLITALLIGIQAEPHAESNVPAGHGIPQAHWTNLQHSLDTALRRAHRAPARAIAARVSGQTCNITVDPKLFKKRRLRSTRVLFSTQPPPVTADTQPPDLEADGASSFNRTHRSKRSASHPIFHRGEFSVCDSISVWVGDKTTATDIKGKEVMVLGEVNINNSVFKQYFFETKCRDPNPVDSGCRGIDAKHWNSYCTTTHTFVKALTMDDKQAAWRFIRIDTACVCVLSRKTGRRA; via the coding sequence ATGTCCATGTTGTTCTACACTCTGATCACGGCTCTTCTGATCGGCATCCAGGCAGAACCACACGCAGAGAGCAATGTCCCAGCAGGGCACGGCATCCCCCAAGCCCACTGGACTAACCTCCAGCATTCCCTCGACACAGCCCTTCGCAGAGCCCACAGAGCCCCAGCCCGGGCGATAGCTGCCAGGGTGTCCGGGCAGACCTGCAACATCACTGtggaccccaaactttttaaaaagcggCGACTGCGTTCAACCCGCGTGCTGTTTAGCACCCAGCCCCCGCCTGTCACTGCAGACACCCAGCCTCCGGACTTGGAGGCCGATGGTGCCTCCTCTTTCAACAGGACTCATAGGAGCAAGCGGTCTGCATCCCACCCCATCTTCCACAGGGGCGAGTTCTCCGTGTGCGACAGCATCAGCGTGTGGGTGGGGGACAAGACCACGGCCACGGACATCAAGGGCAAGGAGGTGATGGTGTTGGGAGAGGTGAACATTAACAACAGTGTGTTCAAACAGTACTTTTTTGAGACCAAGTGCCGGGACCCCAATCCTGTCGACAGCGGGTGCCGGGGCATCGACGCCAAGCACTGGAACTCATATTGCACCACGACGCACACCTTTGTCAAGGCGCTGACGATGGACGACAAGCAGGCTGCCTGGCGGTTTATCCGGATAGACacggcctgtgtgtgtgtgctcagcaGGAAGACTGGGAGGAGAGCCTGA